The DNA sequence CATGGAGCTGGGCATCGGCGCGAGCGTGTGGTTCGAGGGCAGGCCGGGAGTCGTCATCGAGGGTCCGGACGAGGACGGCCAATTCGAGATCGAGTTCGTCGCGGGCGACGACCTCGACCGCGCCTGGTTCCTCCCGTCCGACAGACGGGTCACGCCACGGCGCTGACCGCCTACGCAATCATGTTGCGCAGATGAGCGGTTCAGCGCGGTTTTCCGGCGGAACGGGCGACGTACACTGGTGAAGTGACAGCGTACGTCTCGGCCTTCGATCTGTTCTCGATCGGCATCGGACCGTCGAGCTCGCACACCGTCGGCCCGCTCCGGGCGGCGCGGGCCTTCGCGGCCGAGCTCGACGAGACCGGCGCGCTCGACCGTGTCGACCAGGTCACCTGCACGCTCTACGGATCGCTCGGCTCGACCGGGATCGGGCACGGAACGCCCGACGCCGTGGTCGCCGGACTGCGCGGACTGGCCCCCGAGACGTGCCGTCCCGAGGATGTCCGCGGAGCGTGGTCCGAGTTGCGGGCCGGAGACACTCTGATGCTGGCCGGACGGCACCGGATCCCGCTGAGCAAGGACGACATCGCGTTCGAGCCGCGCACCCGCCTCCCCGGCCACCCCAACGCGTTGACGCTTCGCGCCTGGGGCCGCGACCGCGACGGCCGCCGCCAGCCGCTCCCCCTGCTCGAGCAGACGTACTATTCGATCGGGGGAGGCTTCATCCGCCGCGACGGCGAGGAGGCCGACCTGTCGGCTCGCGCCTCCCACCCGTACCCGTACTCGAGCGCGCAGGAGCTGATCGCCCTGTGCGAGCGCGACGGCGTGCCGATCTGCGAGGTCGCCCGGCGGAACGAGGTCGCCCTGCACGGCGAGGAGGCGGTGCGCGAGCGCCTCGACCTCATCTGGGAGGCCATGGCCGAGTGCGTCGCCCGCGGTCTCGACGGGGGCGGCGTGCTCCCGGGCGGCCTCGGCGTGAAGCGCCGGGCGGCGGCCATGCGCGAGCACCTGGAGCGCGTGCAGGACGAGCCGGGTCGCGCCACCTCCCTCGAATGGCTGCACGCCTTCGCCCTGGCCGTCAACGAGGAGAACGCCTCGGGCGGGAGGGTCGTCACCGCACCGACCAACGGCGCG is a window from the Leifsonia sp. AG29 genome containing:
- a CDS encoding L-serine ammonia-lyase, with the protein product MTAYVSAFDLFSIGIGPSSSHTVGPLRAARAFAAELDETGALDRVDQVTCTLYGSLGSTGIGHGTPDAVVAGLRGLAPETCRPEDVRGAWSELRAGDTLMLAGRHRIPLSKDDIAFEPRTRLPGHPNALTLRAWGRDRDGRRQPLPLLEQTYYSIGGGFIRRDGEEADLSARASHPYPYSSAQELIALCERDGVPICEVARRNEVALHGEEAVRERLDLIWEAMAECVARGLDGGGVLPGGLGVKRRAAAMREHLERVQDEPGRATSLEWLHAFALAVNEENASGGRVVTAPTNGAAGIVPAVAHYYLRFVPGASAEGIRQYLLTATAIGSLFKANASISGAEGGCQAEVGSACAMAAGALCAVLGGSPRQVENAAEIAMEHHLGLTCDPVGGLVQIPCIERNAIASSTAVSAARLALHGDGSHLVSLDTVIETMRQTGLDMSTKYKETSEGGLAVNVIEC